One region of Trachemys scripta elegans isolate TJP31775 chromosome 8, CAS_Tse_1.0, whole genome shotgun sequence genomic DNA includes:
- the RC3H1 gene encoding roquin-1 isoform X8, protein MPVQAPQWTDFLSCPICTQTFDETIRKPISLGCGHTVCKMCLNKLHRKACPFDQTTINTDIDLLPVNSALLQLVGAQVPEQQPITLCSGAEDTKHYEEAKKCVEELALYLKPLSNARGVGLNSTTQSVLSRPMQRKLVTLVHCQLVEEEGRIRAMRAARSLGERTVTELILQHQNPQQLSSNLWAAVRARGCQFLGPAMQEEALKLVLLALEDGSALSRKVLVLFVVQRLEPRFPQASKTSIGHVVQLLYRASCFKVTKRDEDSSLMQLKEEFRTYEALRREHDSQIVQIAMEAGLRIAPDQWSSLLYGDQSHKSHMQSIIDKLQTPASFAQSVQELTIALQRTGDPANLNRLRPHLELLANIDPSPDAPPPTWEQLENGLVAVRTVVHGLVDYIQNHSKKGTDQQQPPQHSKYKTYMCRDMKQRGGCPRGASCTFAHSQEELEKLESVPKSSISALPVNPHPVPPRGPTDLPPMSKQLQMVPRGSQLYPAQQGDVFYQDPRGSAPPFEPSPYPQGVYYPPQSSQCMSRFVRPPPSAPEPGGPYLDHYPPYLQDRMVNSQYGTQPQQYPPMGQPMYQHYESRRVYPSAQPYQREEIVRGSPVPIDIPHGAAPPYVPESRDRYQQVEGYYPVGPHLNQIRPYHREPYNRLPPPSQTHPSLDELHRRRKEIMAQLEERKVISPPPFAPSPTLTHPFHPEEVFVFVQYSDEDLKVAGKYKGNDYSQYSPWSCDTIGSYIGTKDAKPKDVVAAGSVEMANIDSKGMRDQRLDLQRRAAEAGDDDLIPFGDRPTVSRFGAISRTSKTMYQSSGPMQAMAVQGASTKSINISDYSPYGTHGGWGASPYSPHQNIPSQGRFSDRERLSMSDVASHGKPLPSAERDQQLRLELQQLNHQISQQTQLRGLEAVNNRLLLQREATTLAGQPQPPPHKWPAMISSEQLSMELHQVEREIGKRTRELSMETQSSLDMKSNLGTNKQTENGQLEPQSKVPAEDLTLTFSDVPNGSVLTQENISLLSNKTTSLNLSEDPEGGGDHQDSQRTGVAPTSSP, encoded by the exons ATGCCTGTACAAGCTCCACAATGGACGGATTTTCTCTCCTGCCCGATTTGCACACAAACTTTTGATGAAACGATCCGGAAGCCCATCAGCTTGGGCTGCGGCCACACTGTCTGCAAGATGTGCCTCAACAAGCTCCACCGTAAGGCATGCCCCTTCGACCAGACCACTATCAATACAGATATTGATCTCCTCCCTGTGAACTCAGCCTTGTTGCAGCTAGTGGGTGCTCAG GTTCCTGAGCAGCAGCCAATTACTTTGTGCAGTGGAGCAGAAGACACCAAACATTATGAGGAGGCCAAGAAATGTGTGGAAGAACTAGCATTGTACCTCAAACCACTCAGCAATGCAAGAG GTGTGGGTCTGAACAGTACCACTCAGAGTGTGCTAAGTCGCCCCATGCAGAGGAAGCTTGTAACGCTAGTTCACTGCCAGCTAGTAGAGGAAGAAGGGCGGATCAGGGCCATGCGTGCAGCACGGTCACTGGGTGAAAGAACAGTCACAGAGCTCATTCTTCAACATCAAAATCCCCAGCAACTCTCTTCCAACCTCTGGGCTGCAGTGAGGGCCAGGGGCTGCCAGTTCCTTGGGCCAG CAATGCAAGAGGAAGCACTGAAGCTGGTTCTGCTGGCTCTGGAAGATGGATCTGCTTTGTCACGAAAGGTCTTGGTTCTCTTTGTGGTGCAGAGATTGGAGCCACGATTTCCTCAAGCTTCTAAAACCAGCATTGGGCATGTTGTCCAGCTTCTTTACAGAGCCTCCTGCTTCAAG GTGACTAAACGTGATGAGGACTCCTCCCTGATGCAGTTGAAGGAGGAGTTTCGTACCTATGAAGCTCTGCGAAGGGAACATGATTCCCAGATTGTGCAGATTGCCATGGAAGCAGGTTTACGCATTGCACCGGATCAGTGGTCCTCGCTGCTATACGGAGATCAGTCCCACAAATCCCACATGCAGTCCATCATTGACAAG TTGCAGACCCCAGCCTCATTTGCACAGAGTGTTCAAGAACTAACCATTGCTCTCCAGAGGACTGGAGACCCAGCCAACCTGAACCGGCTTCGACCTCACCTAGAGCTCTTGGCAAATATTGACCCTAGTCCAG atgccccacccccaacatggGAACAACTAGAAAATGGATTAGTTGCTGTGAGGACAGTGGTACATGGACTAGTTGATTACATACAGAATCACAGCAAGAAAGGAACAGATCAGCAGCAG CCTCCTCAACACAGCAAGTATAAGACATACATGTGCCGAGACATGAAGCAGAGAGGAGGGTGTCCCCGTGGAGCCAGCTGCACCTTCGCACATTCACAGGAGGAATTAGAAAA GCTGGAGTCTGTCCCCAAGAGCTCTATTTCTGCCTTACCAGTGAACCCCCACCCTGTGCCCCCGAGAGGACCTACAGACCTGCCTCCAATGTCCAAGCAACTCCAAATGGTACCACGAGGGTCACAGTTGTATCCTGCTCAACAGGGAGATGTGTTTTATCAGGATCCTAGAGGATCTGCCCCACCATTTGAGCCATCACCTTATCCACAAG GTGTGTACTATCCTCCTCAGTCCTCACAGTGCATGTCTCGTTTTGTTCGACCTCCACCATCTGCTCCTGAACCTGGTGGTCCTTACTTAGACCATTACCCACCCTACCTTCAGGATCGTATGGTGAATTCGCAGTACGGCACACAGCCACAGCAGTATCCTCCCATGGGACAACCTATGTACCAACATTATGAGAGCCGGCGTGTGTACCCCTCTGCCCAACCATACCAGCGGGAAGAGATTGTCCGAGGAAGCCCTGTGCCCATTGACATTCCACATGGAGCTGCACCTCCCTACGTACCTGAATCCAGAGACCGATACCAGCAAGTGGAGGGTTATTATCCCGTGGGTCCACATCTCAATCAGATCAGACCATACCACAGA GAGCCTTATAACCGACTTCCACCTCCATCTCAAACCCATCCCAGCCTGGATGAGCTTCATCGCCGAAGGAAGGAAATCATGGCCCAGTTAGAAGAAAGGAAGGTGATCTCCCCACCTCCCTTTGCACCATCACCAACTTTGACTCACCCCTTCCACCCAGAGGAG gtttttgtttttgtacagtACTCGGATGAAGACCTGAAGGTAGCTGGGAAATACAAAGGAAATGATTATAGCCAGTACTCTCCTTGGTCGTGTGACACCATTGGCTCCTACATTGGAACCAAAGATGCAAAACCCAAAGATGTTGTGGCAGCAGGGAGTGTAGAGATGGCG AACATAGATAGTAAAGGCATGCGTGACCAGCGGTTGGActtacagagaagggcagcagaaGCTGGGGACGATGACCTCATCCCATTTGGTGACCGGCCAACTGTGTCAAGGTTTGGGGCCATCTCACGTACTTCCAAAACGATGTACCAGAGTTCTGGCCCCATGCAGGCCATGGCGGTACAGGGAGCTTCCACCAAATCTATCAACATTTCAG ATTACAGTCCGTATGGAACTCATGGCGGCTGGGGAGCTTCTCCATATTCACCCCACCAAAACATACCTTCTCAGGGACGCTTCAGTGACAG GGAGAGATTGTCCATGTCAGATGTGGCCAGTCACGGGAAACCCTTGCCGTCAGCTGAGAGGGACCAGCAGCTCAGGCTGGAACTGCAGCAACTAAACCATCAGATCAGCCAGCAGACGCAGTTACGAGGACTGGAG GCTGTTAATAACAGGCTGCTGTTGCAGAGGGAGGCGACCACCCTGGCAGGCCAGCCACAGCCGCCACCTCATAAATGGCCTGCAATGATCTCAAGTGAACAGCTGAGTATGGAACTGCACCAGGTGGAAAGGGAAATCGGGAAGAGAACCCGTGAGCTGAGCATG GAGACCCAGTCTTCACTGGACATGAAAAGCAACCTGGGCACCAATAAACAGACAGAAAATGGACAACTAGAACCACAAAGCAAGGTTCCAGCTGAGGACCTCACACTGACATTCAG TGATGTTCCAAATGGATCAGTCTTGACACAAGAGAACATCAGCCTCCTGTCAAACAAGACCACATCTCTGAACCTGTCAGAGGACCCAGAGGGGGGAGGAGACCATCAGGACTCCCAGAGAACAGGAGTTGCACCCACCTCTTCTCCATGA
- the RC3H1 gene encoding roquin-1 isoform X2, which produces MPVQAPQWTDFLSCPICTQTFDETIRKPISLGCGHTVCKMCLNKLHRKACPFDQTTINTDIDLLPVNSALLQLVGAQVPEQQPITLCSGAEDTKHYEEAKKCVEELALYLKPLSNARGVGLNSTTQSVLSRPMQRKLVTLVHCQLVEEEGRIRAMRAARSLGERTVTELILQHQNPQQLSSNLWAAVRARGCQFLGPAMQEEALKLVLLALEDGSALSRKVLVLFVVQRLEPRFPQASKTSIGHVVQLLYRASCFKVTKRDEDSSLMQLKEEFRTYEALRREHDSQIVQIAMEAGLRIAPDQWSSLLYGDQSHKSHMQSIIDKTPASFAQSVQELTIALQRTGDPANLNRLRPHLELLANIDPSPDAPPPTWEQLENGLVAVRTVVHGLVDYIQNHSKKGTDQQQPPQHSKYKTYMCRDMKQRGGCPRGASCTFAHSQEELEKFRKMNKRLVPRRPLSASLGQLNEVGLPSAAILSDEGAVDLPSRKSSALPNGIVSTGSTVTQLISRGTDSGYDSALKPGKIDHLSSSAPGSPPDLLESVPKSSISALPVNPHPVPPRGPTDLPPMSKQLQMVPRGSQLYPAQQGDVFYQDPRGSAPPFEPSPYPQGVYYPPQSSQCMSRFVRPPPSAPEPGGPYLDHYPPYLQDRMVNSQYGTQPQQYPPMGQPMYQHYESRRVYPSAQPYQREEIVRGSPVPIDIPHGAAPPYVPESRDRYQQVEGYYPVGPHLNQIRPYHREPYNRLPPPSQTHPSLDELHRRRKEIMAQLEERKVISPPPFAPSPTLTHPFHPEEVFVFVQYSDEDLKVAGKYKGNDYSQYSPWSCDTIGSYIGTKDAKPKDVVAAGSVEMANIDSKGMRDQRLDLQRRAAEAGDDDLIPFGDRPTVSRFGAISRTSKTMYQSSGPMQAMAVQGASTKSINISDYSPYGTHGGWGASPYSPHQNIPSQGRFSDRERLSMSDVASHGKPLPSAERDQQLRLELQQLNHQISQQTQLRGLEAVNNRLLLQREATTLAGQPQPPPHKWPAMISSEQLSMELHQVEREIGKRTRELSMETQSSLDMKSNLGTNKQTENGQLEPQSKVPAEDLTLTFSDVPNGSVLTQENISLLSNKTTSLNLSEDPEGGGDHQDSQRTGVAPTSSP; this is translated from the exons ATGCCTGTACAAGCTCCACAATGGACGGATTTTCTCTCCTGCCCGATTTGCACACAAACTTTTGATGAAACGATCCGGAAGCCCATCAGCTTGGGCTGCGGCCACACTGTCTGCAAGATGTGCCTCAACAAGCTCCACCGTAAGGCATGCCCCTTCGACCAGACCACTATCAATACAGATATTGATCTCCTCCCTGTGAACTCAGCCTTGTTGCAGCTAGTGGGTGCTCAG GTTCCTGAGCAGCAGCCAATTACTTTGTGCAGTGGAGCAGAAGACACCAAACATTATGAGGAGGCCAAGAAATGTGTGGAAGAACTAGCATTGTACCTCAAACCACTCAGCAATGCAAGAG GTGTGGGTCTGAACAGTACCACTCAGAGTGTGCTAAGTCGCCCCATGCAGAGGAAGCTTGTAACGCTAGTTCACTGCCAGCTAGTAGAGGAAGAAGGGCGGATCAGGGCCATGCGTGCAGCACGGTCACTGGGTGAAAGAACAGTCACAGAGCTCATTCTTCAACATCAAAATCCCCAGCAACTCTCTTCCAACCTCTGGGCTGCAGTGAGGGCCAGGGGCTGCCAGTTCCTTGGGCCAG CAATGCAAGAGGAAGCACTGAAGCTGGTTCTGCTGGCTCTGGAAGATGGATCTGCTTTGTCACGAAAGGTCTTGGTTCTCTTTGTGGTGCAGAGATTGGAGCCACGATTTCCTCAAGCTTCTAAAACCAGCATTGGGCATGTTGTCCAGCTTCTTTACAGAGCCTCCTGCTTCAAG GTGACTAAACGTGATGAGGACTCCTCCCTGATGCAGTTGAAGGAGGAGTTTCGTACCTATGAAGCTCTGCGAAGGGAACATGATTCCCAGATTGTGCAGATTGCCATGGAAGCAGGTTTACGCATTGCACCGGATCAGTGGTCCTCGCTGCTATACGGAGATCAGTCCCACAAATCCCACATGCAGTCCATCATTGACAAG ACCCCAGCCTCATTTGCACAGAGTGTTCAAGAACTAACCATTGCTCTCCAGAGGACTGGAGACCCAGCCAACCTGAACCGGCTTCGACCTCACCTAGAGCTCTTGGCAAATATTGACCCTAGTCCAG atgccccacccccaacatggGAACAACTAGAAAATGGATTAGTTGCTGTGAGGACAGTGGTACATGGACTAGTTGATTACATACAGAATCACAGCAAGAAAGGAACAGATCAGCAGCAG CCTCCTCAACACAGCAAGTATAAGACATACATGTGCCGAGACATGAAGCAGAGAGGAGGGTGTCCCCGTGGAGCCAGCTGCACCTTCGCACATTCACAGGAGGAATTAGAAAA ATTTCGTAAAATGAACAAACGCCTGGTTCCCAGAAGACCCCTGAGTGCCTCCTTGGGCCAGCTAAATGAGGTGGGCCTGCCTTCAGCAGCTATCCTCTCGGATGAAGGGGCAGTGGACTTGCCCAGTAGAAAATCCTCTGCCTTGCCGAATGGGATTGTGTCTACGGGCAGCACAGTGACGCAGCTTATCTCCCGAGGGACCGACTCCGGCTATGATTCTGCTCTGAAGCCAGGGAAGATCGACCACCTTAGCAGCAGTGCCCCTGGATCCCCTCCTGACTT GCTGGAGTCTGTCCCCAAGAGCTCTATTTCTGCCTTACCAGTGAACCCCCACCCTGTGCCCCCGAGAGGACCTACAGACCTGCCTCCAATGTCCAAGCAACTCCAAATGGTACCACGAGGGTCACAGTTGTATCCTGCTCAACAGGGAGATGTGTTTTATCAGGATCCTAGAGGATCTGCCCCACCATTTGAGCCATCACCTTATCCACAAG GTGTGTACTATCCTCCTCAGTCCTCACAGTGCATGTCTCGTTTTGTTCGACCTCCACCATCTGCTCCTGAACCTGGTGGTCCTTACTTAGACCATTACCCACCCTACCTTCAGGATCGTATGGTGAATTCGCAGTACGGCACACAGCCACAGCAGTATCCTCCCATGGGACAACCTATGTACCAACATTATGAGAGCCGGCGTGTGTACCCCTCTGCCCAACCATACCAGCGGGAAGAGATTGTCCGAGGAAGCCCTGTGCCCATTGACATTCCACATGGAGCTGCACCTCCCTACGTACCTGAATCCAGAGACCGATACCAGCAAGTGGAGGGTTATTATCCCGTGGGTCCACATCTCAATCAGATCAGACCATACCACAGA GAGCCTTATAACCGACTTCCACCTCCATCTCAAACCCATCCCAGCCTGGATGAGCTTCATCGCCGAAGGAAGGAAATCATGGCCCAGTTAGAAGAAAGGAAGGTGATCTCCCCACCTCCCTTTGCACCATCACCAACTTTGACTCACCCCTTCCACCCAGAGGAG gtttttgtttttgtacagtACTCGGATGAAGACCTGAAGGTAGCTGGGAAATACAAAGGAAATGATTATAGCCAGTACTCTCCTTGGTCGTGTGACACCATTGGCTCCTACATTGGAACCAAAGATGCAAAACCCAAAGATGTTGTGGCAGCAGGGAGTGTAGAGATGGCG AACATAGATAGTAAAGGCATGCGTGACCAGCGGTTGGActtacagagaagggcagcagaaGCTGGGGACGATGACCTCATCCCATTTGGTGACCGGCCAACTGTGTCAAGGTTTGGGGCCATCTCACGTACTTCCAAAACGATGTACCAGAGTTCTGGCCCCATGCAGGCCATGGCGGTACAGGGAGCTTCCACCAAATCTATCAACATTTCAG ATTACAGTCCGTATGGAACTCATGGCGGCTGGGGAGCTTCTCCATATTCACCCCACCAAAACATACCTTCTCAGGGACGCTTCAGTGACAG GGAGAGATTGTCCATGTCAGATGTGGCCAGTCACGGGAAACCCTTGCCGTCAGCTGAGAGGGACCAGCAGCTCAGGCTGGAACTGCAGCAACTAAACCATCAGATCAGCCAGCAGACGCAGTTACGAGGACTGGAG GCTGTTAATAACAGGCTGCTGTTGCAGAGGGAGGCGACCACCCTGGCAGGCCAGCCACAGCCGCCACCTCATAAATGGCCTGCAATGATCTCAAGTGAACAGCTGAGTATGGAACTGCACCAGGTGGAAAGGGAAATCGGGAAGAGAACCCGTGAGCTGAGCATG GAGACCCAGTCTTCACTGGACATGAAAAGCAACCTGGGCACCAATAAACAGACAGAAAATGGACAACTAGAACCACAAAGCAAGGTTCCAGCTGAGGACCTCACACTGACATTCAG TGATGTTCCAAATGGATCAGTCTTGACACAAGAGAACATCAGCCTCCTGTCAAACAAGACCACATCTCTGAACCTGTCAGAGGACCCAGAGGGGGGAGGAGACCATCAGGACTCCCAGAGAACAGGAGTTGCACCCACCTCTTCTCCATGA
- the RC3H1 gene encoding roquin-1 isoform X4, which translates to MPVQAPQWTDFLSCPICTQTFDETIRKPISLGCGHTVCKMCLNKLHRKACPFDQTTINTDIDLLPVNSALLQLVGAQVPEQQPITLCSGAEDTKHYEEAKKCVEELALYLKPLSNARGVGLNSTTQSVLSRPMQRKLVTLVHCQLVEEEGRIRAMRAARSLGERTVTELILQHQNPQQLSSNLWAAVRARGCQFLGPAMQEEALKLVLLALEDGSALSRKVLVLFVVQRLEPRFPQASKTSIGHVVQLLYRASCFKVTKRDEDSSLMQLKEEFRTYEALRREHDSQIVQIAMEAGLRIAPDQWSSLLYGDQSHKSHMQSIIDKLQTPASFAQSVQELTIALQRTGDPANLNRLRPHLELLANIDPSPDAPPPTWEQLENGLVAVRTVVHGLVDYIQNHSKKGTDQQQPPQHSKYKTYMCRDMKQRGGCPRGASCTFAHSQEELEKFRKMNKRLVPRRPLSASLGQLNEVGLPSAAILSDEGAVDLPSRKSSALPNGIVSTGSTVTQLISRGTDSGYDSALKPGKIDHLSSSAPGSPPDLLESVPKSSISALPVNPHPVPPRGPTDLPPMSKQLQMVPRGSQLYPAQQGDVFYQDPRGSAPPFEPSPYPQGVYYPPQSSQCMSRFVRPPPSAPEPGGPYLDHYPPYLQDRMVNSQYGTQPQQYPPMGQPMYQHYESRRVYPSAQPYQREEIVRGSPVPIDIPHGAAPPYVPESRDRYQQVEGYYPVGPHLNQIRPYHREPYNRLPPPSQTHPSLDELHRRRKEIMAQLEERKVISPPPFAPSPTLTHPFHPEEVFVFVQYSDEDLKVAGKYKGNDYSQYSPWSCDTIGSYIGTKDAKPKDVVAAGSVEMANIDSKGMRDQRLDLQRRAAEAGDDDLIPFGDRPTVSRFGAISRTSKTMYQSSGPMQAMAVQGASTKSINISDYSPYGTHGGWGASPYSPHQNIPSQGRFSDRERLSMSDVASHGKPLPSAERDQQLRLELQQLNHQISQQTQLRGLEREATTLAGQPQPPPHKWPAMISSEQLSMELHQVEREIGKRTRELSMETQSSLDMKSNLGTNKQTENGQLEPQSKVPAEDLTLTFSDVPNGSVLTQENISLLSNKTTSLNLSEDPEGGGDHQDSQRTGVAPTSSP; encoded by the exons ATGCCTGTACAAGCTCCACAATGGACGGATTTTCTCTCCTGCCCGATTTGCACACAAACTTTTGATGAAACGATCCGGAAGCCCATCAGCTTGGGCTGCGGCCACACTGTCTGCAAGATGTGCCTCAACAAGCTCCACCGTAAGGCATGCCCCTTCGACCAGACCACTATCAATACAGATATTGATCTCCTCCCTGTGAACTCAGCCTTGTTGCAGCTAGTGGGTGCTCAG GTTCCTGAGCAGCAGCCAATTACTTTGTGCAGTGGAGCAGAAGACACCAAACATTATGAGGAGGCCAAGAAATGTGTGGAAGAACTAGCATTGTACCTCAAACCACTCAGCAATGCAAGAG GTGTGGGTCTGAACAGTACCACTCAGAGTGTGCTAAGTCGCCCCATGCAGAGGAAGCTTGTAACGCTAGTTCACTGCCAGCTAGTAGAGGAAGAAGGGCGGATCAGGGCCATGCGTGCAGCACGGTCACTGGGTGAAAGAACAGTCACAGAGCTCATTCTTCAACATCAAAATCCCCAGCAACTCTCTTCCAACCTCTGGGCTGCAGTGAGGGCCAGGGGCTGCCAGTTCCTTGGGCCAG CAATGCAAGAGGAAGCACTGAAGCTGGTTCTGCTGGCTCTGGAAGATGGATCTGCTTTGTCACGAAAGGTCTTGGTTCTCTTTGTGGTGCAGAGATTGGAGCCACGATTTCCTCAAGCTTCTAAAACCAGCATTGGGCATGTTGTCCAGCTTCTTTACAGAGCCTCCTGCTTCAAG GTGACTAAACGTGATGAGGACTCCTCCCTGATGCAGTTGAAGGAGGAGTTTCGTACCTATGAAGCTCTGCGAAGGGAACATGATTCCCAGATTGTGCAGATTGCCATGGAAGCAGGTTTACGCATTGCACCGGATCAGTGGTCCTCGCTGCTATACGGAGATCAGTCCCACAAATCCCACATGCAGTCCATCATTGACAAG TTGCAGACCCCAGCCTCATTTGCACAGAGTGTTCAAGAACTAACCATTGCTCTCCAGAGGACTGGAGACCCAGCCAACCTGAACCGGCTTCGACCTCACCTAGAGCTCTTGGCAAATATTGACCCTAGTCCAG atgccccacccccaacatggGAACAACTAGAAAATGGATTAGTTGCTGTGAGGACAGTGGTACATGGACTAGTTGATTACATACAGAATCACAGCAAGAAAGGAACAGATCAGCAGCAG CCTCCTCAACACAGCAAGTATAAGACATACATGTGCCGAGACATGAAGCAGAGAGGAGGGTGTCCCCGTGGAGCCAGCTGCACCTTCGCACATTCACAGGAGGAATTAGAAAA ATTTCGTAAAATGAACAAACGCCTGGTTCCCAGAAGACCCCTGAGTGCCTCCTTGGGCCAGCTAAATGAGGTGGGCCTGCCTTCAGCAGCTATCCTCTCGGATGAAGGGGCAGTGGACTTGCCCAGTAGAAAATCCTCTGCCTTGCCGAATGGGATTGTGTCTACGGGCAGCACAGTGACGCAGCTTATCTCCCGAGGGACCGACTCCGGCTATGATTCTGCTCTGAAGCCAGGGAAGATCGACCACCTTAGCAGCAGTGCCCCTGGATCCCCTCCTGACTT GCTGGAGTCTGTCCCCAAGAGCTCTATTTCTGCCTTACCAGTGAACCCCCACCCTGTGCCCCCGAGAGGACCTACAGACCTGCCTCCAATGTCCAAGCAACTCCAAATGGTACCACGAGGGTCACAGTTGTATCCTGCTCAACAGGGAGATGTGTTTTATCAGGATCCTAGAGGATCTGCCCCACCATTTGAGCCATCACCTTATCCACAAG GTGTGTACTATCCTCCTCAGTCCTCACAGTGCATGTCTCGTTTTGTTCGACCTCCACCATCTGCTCCTGAACCTGGTGGTCCTTACTTAGACCATTACCCACCCTACCTTCAGGATCGTATGGTGAATTCGCAGTACGGCACACAGCCACAGCAGTATCCTCCCATGGGACAACCTATGTACCAACATTATGAGAGCCGGCGTGTGTACCCCTCTGCCCAACCATACCAGCGGGAAGAGATTGTCCGAGGAAGCCCTGTGCCCATTGACATTCCACATGGAGCTGCACCTCCCTACGTACCTGAATCCAGAGACCGATACCAGCAAGTGGAGGGTTATTATCCCGTGGGTCCACATCTCAATCAGATCAGACCATACCACAGA GAGCCTTATAACCGACTTCCACCTCCATCTCAAACCCATCCCAGCCTGGATGAGCTTCATCGCCGAAGGAAGGAAATCATGGCCCAGTTAGAAGAAAGGAAGGTGATCTCCCCACCTCCCTTTGCACCATCACCAACTTTGACTCACCCCTTCCACCCAGAGGAG gtttttgtttttgtacagtACTCGGATGAAGACCTGAAGGTAGCTGGGAAATACAAAGGAAATGATTATAGCCAGTACTCTCCTTGGTCGTGTGACACCATTGGCTCCTACATTGGAACCAAAGATGCAAAACCCAAAGATGTTGTGGCAGCAGGGAGTGTAGAGATGGCG AACATAGATAGTAAAGGCATGCGTGACCAGCGGTTGGActtacagagaagggcagcagaaGCTGGGGACGATGACCTCATCCCATTTGGTGACCGGCCAACTGTGTCAAGGTTTGGGGCCATCTCACGTACTTCCAAAACGATGTACCAGAGTTCTGGCCCCATGCAGGCCATGGCGGTACAGGGAGCTTCCACCAAATCTATCAACATTTCAG ATTACAGTCCGTATGGAACTCATGGCGGCTGGGGAGCTTCTCCATATTCACCCCACCAAAACATACCTTCTCAGGGACGCTTCAGTGACAG GGAGAGATTGTCCATGTCAGATGTGGCCAGTCACGGGAAACCCTTGCCGTCAGCTGAGAGGGACCAGCAGCTCAGGCTGGAACTGCAGCAACTAAACCATCAGATCAGCCAGCAGACGCAGTTACGAGGACTGGAG AGGGAGGCGACCACCCTGGCAGGCCAGCCACAGCCGCCACCTCATAAATGGCCTGCAATGATCTCAAGTGAACAGCTGAGTATGGAACTGCACCAGGTGGAAAGGGAAATCGGGAAGAGAACCCGTGAGCTGAGCATG GAGACCCAGTCTTCACTGGACATGAAAAGCAACCTGGGCACCAATAAACAGACAGAAAATGGACAACTAGAACCACAAAGCAAGGTTCCAGCTGAGGACCTCACACTGACATTCAG TGATGTTCCAAATGGATCAGTCTTGACACAAGAGAACATCAGCCTCCTGTCAAACAAGACCACATCTCTGAACCTGTCAGAGGACCCAGAGGGGGGAGGAGACCATCAGGACTCCCAGAGAACAGGAGTTGCACCCACCTCTTCTCCATGA